One window from the genome of Alnus glutinosa chromosome 13, dhAlnGlut1.1, whole genome shotgun sequence encodes:
- the LOC133854266 gene encoding uncharacterized protein LOC133854266 isoform X2 — translation MICFCSCTGASASTLEISRKQATTACCKTCGGKPLVNGRGSSSSSMPGAVGLELTSFINSDLTWTKITKGNRSSSRRARKGLKNIAELVNKDPKVVDMPVSESEKLGVSVLGCRFSEKAEHVPIKKRRFLFRSPSPPPAVPSPSSEKSGLLLKYKNDLRQEFHSESLAKSQPVAIKAPASTNDLCQIVDTKLPIDVKNLVRANDKFDETEDFSGISILAAAACSNCSGGDDGHAEEGLGMEESLVHEVAFGGSMNNEPCSLSKGISKEDRSSTEISKEGAGSCISIMPVEVAASSRTANSSNCLPHRYTTEGTSTQDLSMTTSKDLSSKKDEETVRLQESSSRDDRLHWDLNTVMDAWGQPFDQCSDSQTNVAVGVSEYGNSTCSDGMGSSEDYELHRKIGSIKGGAEKETLSSYSRDMVHKMQQSNKEEHKLDACTDTGRSVCLQKRLLSSESDYARSLDSVQGTKSFHGQEGISPNSGYVNLVPADNALGPQTSANVDRNASAQCVTSGSTGSNESLSMHQVGISDICSEFTRPRPNHCTSTCVSEGNSNAASFGVASVKRVDDYTAGVQTGEVISPSTQVEKQEIALTPIAFGIKAACENGDVADGDAEGAEGGSFLDNGIAPTNIVGLETSQPQEFGPLDNVVRNSTCKSDEAVPQNSHMCIETPTSGVLVGSQAAVIVGMNTRQDKVSVQNNAESGSQMLLNGDEPKPLEKCVALLHSPSDDACPGSSDDLVNISDKVVPEELLGNNYGSDICHDDGHLVGIEEASELEVDYDSQYEDGEVRESILHAWEDYHGEDVETEHVDYGSDNTITLGCEGDQIIKNTQESSFQPHPSGSLLTEVIAAGSGMESALRGLLTGKDASNVVGTSDNVDNTPGVGTGKVTRNNEIDARGDVARKAIQSGSLDMKMSTWDQSLECHKNPSDLETRVRDGSSWKKTDGDCVDELDTEDTEARIAESGVFKRDLRSRIEGRTSRNILFGRDRVSVQGSRYSDTDDSNPRFERESGSFESFGRGRYSRHSHTRGRGGDRWVDSSENHRGLKRHHSPGYHGPMTLRHIGSENSIHRSFRRSGSPVGRDEVFGMRVGVGVGPTREMSPYRRLTLGRGRSIRYGPQIDGRGTRGRYHGPLRGNFRESSFNHSHPSARRERSFSPTERRANTHAHQSCTKSPSRSRTRSPICGTSGFRHRSKSPNFRPETGMQSVRSPHQRPGFLADHMVGFRPMRRVRDSPPHDSRWIGDRRDEVGFREHGYNQRTSILDKRLPGRFGPRDDRFDLMDAPRSFRSLHPGRLSEMDGVGRGSLRYDDRRKDVYKYRSGNLVPRNDTDGPIKRFRYDVEDGFVAARNSRYQDGADFNGRWEPKDYNRGIDNRIGDVPRRSGVGGPYEYQRDGKYDVKSNSSTMREVEEDSSPRKRPS, via the exons ATG ATTTGCTTCTGTTCCTGCACTGGGGCGTCGGCCTCTACTCTTGAGATAAGCAGAAAACAAGCCACAACGGCATGCTGTAAGACCTGTGGCGGAAAGCCTTTGGTTAATGGGAGGGGGTCGTCATCCAGTAGCATGCCGGGTGCCGTAGGTCTGGAACTTACCAGTTTTATCAACTCTGATTTGACTTGGACGAAGATTACGAAAGGTAATAGGAGTTCGTCAAGGCGGGCTAGGAAAGGCTTGAAAAATATTGCAGAACTGGTCAATAAGGATCCCAAAGTTGTGGACATGCCTGTTTCTGAATCTGAGAAG CTCGGAGTGAGTGTTCTTGGGTGCCGCTTCAGTGAAAAGGCAGAACATGTACCGATCAAGAAGAGGAGATTTTTGTTCAGGTCACCATCTCCGCCTCCTGCAGTCCCTTCTCCGTCTTCTGAGAAGAGTGGATTGCTTTTGAAGTATAAAAATGATTTGCGTCAGGAGTTTCATAGCGAATCATTGGCCAAATCTCAACCTGTTGCAATTAAAGCTCCTGCTTCTACTAATGATTTGTGTCAAATAGTAGATACCAAACTTCCTATTGATGTGAAGAACCTGGTTAGGGCTAATGATAAATTTGATGAAACTGAAGATTTCTCTGGTATCTCAATACTTGCTGCTGCCGCCTGCAGTAACTGTTCTGGAGGAGATGATGGTCATGCTGAGGAGGGTTTGGGAATGGAAGAATCTCTTGTGCATGAGGTTGCTTTTGGGGGTTCAATGAATAATGAACCATGTTCTTTGTCGAAGGGAATTTCCAAGGAAGACCGGAGTTCTACTGAAATTTCTAAAGAAGGAGCTGGTTCTTGTATTTCCATCATGCCTGTAGAAGTTGCTGCCTCTTCAAGAACTGCTAATTCCTCAAACTGTCTACCTCATAGATATACGACGGAGGGTACTTCCACACAGGATCTTTCTATGACTACATCAAAGGATCTTTCAAGCAAGAAGGATGAGGAAACAGTTAGACTGCAGGAGTCCTCTTCACGCGATGATAGGTTGCACTGGGACTTAAATACAGTAATGGATGCATGGGGGCAACCTTTTGATCAGTGTTCGGATTCTCAGACCAATGTTGCGGTTGGTGTCTCTGAATACGGGAACAGTACTTGTAGTGATGGGATGGGGAGCTCAGAAGATTATGAATTACACAGGAAAATTGGAAGCATTAAAGGTGGTGCTGAAAAGGAAACACTATCTAGTTATTCGAGAGATATGGTACATAAAATGCAACAATCAAACAAGGAAGAACATAAATTGGATGCTTGCACTGATACTGGTAGGTCTGTTTGCTTGCAAAAAAGGTTGCTTTCTTCTGAGAGTGATTATGCTCGAAGTTTGGATTCAGTTCAAGGAACAAAATCCTTTCATGGTCAAGAGGGTATTAGCCCTAATTCTGGATATGTTAACTTGGTTCCAGCAGATAATGCACTTGGACCTCAAACTTCTGCTAATGTGGATAGAAATGCTTCAGCCCAGTGTGTAACTTCTGGCTCCACAGGGAGCAATGAAAGTTTATCCATGCATCAAGTTGGCATCTCGGATATATGTTCAGAGTTCACTCGTCCTAGACCAAACCATTGTACAAGCACATGTGTATCTGAAGGAAACAGCAATGCAGCATCCTTTGGCGTTGCTAGCGTGAAGAGAGTAGATGATTACACTGCTGGTGTTCAAACAGGTGAAGTTATATCCCCTAGTACTCAGGTTGAGAAGCAGGAGATTGCTCTTACTCCCATAGCTTTTGGTATTAAGGCTGCCTGTGAGAATGGGGATGTTGCAGATGGCGATGCTGAAGGTGCTGAAGGAGGTTCCTTTCTTGATAATGGGATTGCCCCTACAAATATAGTTGGCTTGGAGACCAGTCAACCACAAGAATTTGGGCCTCTTGATAATGTTGTAAGAAACTCTACTTGTAAGTCAGATGAAGCGGTTCCTCAAAATTCTCACATGTGTATAGAGACACCCACCTCGGGTGTACTGGTTGGAAGTCAAGCTGCAGTGATTGTGGGTATGAACACGCGACAAGACAAAGTTTCTGTTCAAAATAATGCTGAAAGTGGCTCTCAAATGCTGCTCAATGGCGATGAACCCAAACCCTTGGAAAAGTGCGTGGCATTGTTACACTCTCCCTCTGATGATGCATGCCCAGGTTCTTCTGATGATCTTGTTAATATTTCTGATAAGGTGGTTCCAGAAGAACTTTTGGGAAACAATTATGGCTCTGATATATGTCATGATGATGGTCATTTAGTTGGAATTGAAGAAGCGAGCGAACTTGAGGTGGATTATGATTCTCAGTATGAAGATGGGGAAGTCAGGGAATCCATTTTGCATGCTTGGGAAGATTATCATGGTGAGGATGTTGAAACTGAACACGTGGATTATGGATCTGACAATACTATCACATTGGGCTGTGAAGGTGATCAAATCATAAAGAATACCCAGGAATCTAGCTTCCAACCTCATCCAAGTGGCTCATTATTGACAGAAGTTATTGCAGCAGGATCTGGAATGGAAAGTGCGTTGAGAGGACTGTTAACAGGGAAAGATGCAAGCAATGTGGTTGGGACAAGTGATAATGTTGACAACACACCTGGTGTGGGTACTGGCAAGGTGACCAGAAATAATGAGATTGATGCCAGGGGAGATGTTGCGAGGAAAGCAATTCAATCAGGTAGTTTAGATATGAAAATGTCTACATGGGATCAATCGCTGGAGTGCCATAAAAATCCTTCAGATTTAGAGACTCGAGTCAGAGACGGCAGCAGCTGGAAGAAAACTGATGGAGATTGTGTAGATGAGTTGGATACGGAGGATACTGAGGCAAGGATTGCTGAGTCGGGAGTGTTTAAGAGGGATTTGCGGTCGCGCATTGAAGGAAGAACATCACGGAACATACTTTTTGGACGGGATAGGGTATCTGTGCAGGGAAGCAG ataCAGTGATACTGATGATTCAAATCCTAGATTTGAAAGGGAGTCGGGATCTTTTGAATCGTTTGGTAGGGGTAGATATTCTCGGCATTCTCACACCAGAGGTCGGGGAGGTGATCGTTGGGTGGATTCTTCAGAAAACCATAGGGGCCTAAAGCGTCACCATTCTCCTGGTTATCATGGTCCAATGACTCTACGTCACATTGGGTCAGAAAACAGTATACATCGGTCTTTTAGAAGAAGTGGGTCACCGGTAGGAAGGGATGAGGTTTTTGGTATGCGTGTGGGTGTGGGTGTTGGACCAACTAGAGAGATGAGCCCTTATAGGCGTTTGACTCTTGGCAGGGGCAGGTCCATAAGATATGGCCCTCAAATTGACGGGAGAGGAACTAGGGGGAGATATCATGGACCACTGCGTGGTAATTTCCGTGAATCTTCCTTTAACCATTCGCATCCTTCGGCCAGGAGAGAGAGAAGCTTCTCTCCTACAGAAAGAAGAGCAAATACTCATGCACATCAATCCTGCACAAAATCTCCATCAAGATCTAGAACTCGTTCTCCCATTTGTGGTACTTCAGGTTTCAGACACAGAAGTAAGTCTCCTAATTTCAGACCTGAGACTGGGATGCAGAGTGTGCGGTCACCTCACCAGCGGCCTGGCTTTTTGGCAGATCATATGGTAGGTTTTAGGCCGATGCGAAGAGTTCGTGATTCCCCACCTCATGACTCAAGATGGATTGGAGATAGGAGGGATGAAGTGGGTTTCAGGGAGCATGGATACAATCAACGTACTTCAATTCTAGACAAGAGATTACCTGGGAGATTTGGCCCACGGGATGACAGGTTTGACTTGATGGATGCCCCTCGTAGCTTCAGATCGTTGCATCCTGGAAGATTGTCGGAGATGGATGGAGTTGGTAGAGGCAGCCTAAGATATGACGATAGAAGGAAAGATGTTTATAAATACCGATCAGGTAATCTTGTACCGCGTAATGATACAGACGGACCAATCAAGCGCTTTCGTTATGATGTTGAAGACGGTTTTGTGGCTGCACGGAACTCTCGTTATCAGGATGGTGCTGATTTCAATGGCCGATGGGAACCTAAGGATTACAACAGGGGCATCGACAACCGAATAGGCGACGTGCCTAGAAGATCTGGAGTAGGAGGCCCATATGAATACCAACGAGATGGGAAATATGATGTTAAATCAAATTCATCTACAATGCGGGAAGTAGAAGAGGATTCATCTCCTAGGAAAAGACCTTCGTGA